ACCGCCGGGAATAACGAGAATTGACCGTAATTTGATGCTCTGCGCCTGTGCCGTCCGCTATGGGGGCCACCAGCCCTGTGGAACGCAGCCGGGGCGGTTGAGAAACTGAGTTTTAcgttgtgttttattttactgaatCTCAGTCTGCATCTAAAATGGCCCCACGAGGCCCGTGGTGACCATACTGGATGGTGCAGTTCCGGGGGGAGGCGGATGCTAAACAAGATAATTGATAGTGATGGAGGCCAGGGAGAGGAATCGGATGGGGATGGAATCAGGGAGGGCTGCCAGTTTAAACGGGGAGGTCAGGAGAGGCCTCCTTGAGGAAGAGATGAAGCAGGAAGGCAAGCACATTCCGCAGGGACAAGCATTCTAGGCAGCTGGAAcagcgtgtgcaaaggccctggggtaggcAGCCCAGACTTGGGTTTTTCAATTCCAGCAGAGCGGGAAGAGAGTCACAGCagaagcaggggaggggggcCTCAGGGAAGAGTGGGTTTTTGGAGGGGGGAGCTGAGGGGCCCATGTGGGGTGTCAACTTTGACGCCTCATATCCGTAATCATCGGTGGAACCTTTAGTGTTTGCTAGTTTCTGGGCTGGGTGggcagctggggaaactgaggctcggagaggagATGACGTCCTTCTGCCTCCCGGCTCAGGGGGGCTGCCTGGGGCCCTGAAACGCTGCCCCCTCGTGTCTCCCCACCCGGGCAGTGGTCAAGCCGGAGAGGCTGCAGAAGGCCACCGTGGAGCTGCTGGACCAGGCCCTGTGCGCCGGCCTGTACGGCCCCTCGCTCACCGACCGGATGCTGTGCGCCGGCTACCTGGACGGCAAGGTGGACTCCTGCcaggtgagccccaggccacGCCCCCTGCCCGAGGCCGCCGGGAAAGGCCCCCGGGTTCCCCGGGTTAAGAACGCAAGAGTCACGGGGAGCTGGAGCAAGATAGCAAGACAGGATGGGGCGAGGGCAGCTCAGGCCCCTCTGGCGGGACGCTGCTGCTGTCGTGAGAAGTCTCCGGGCTCCAGCAGGGCAGTCATACTGTTGACTTAAGCAAGTAGTGACATTATCAAAGATCTACTGGCAtaaggaggggaggggatgttGTTTATTTGGGTTTTAAACTGCCAGTGGTAGAACTAAAATCGATCTTTGAGATTCCCATAGTCCAATGgtcctattttatttttgcagaagAGAACTGGGGTTCTGACAAGTGAATTATCAGCTCACGTGTGCCCCGTGAGCTCGTGGAGGGAGGTCCCCGTCCAGGGCTCCTTCTCCGACCCCACGGCTCTGGGCTTTGGCCTGGCTGCTGCTGAGGGCGTCCCTTTGTCTCCTAGGGGGACTCGGGGGGCCCCCTCGTCTGCGAGGAGCCGTCCGGCAGGTTCTTCCTGGCCGGCATCGTGAGCTGGGGAATCGGGTGCGCAGAAGCGCGGCGGCCGGGGGTCTACGCCCGAGTGACCAGCCTGAGCAACTGGATCCTGGAGGCCATCGCCACCCCGAGCAAGCCCCCGGCCCCCACTGTGGCCCCTGCGCCCGCCACCTCCAGCACCGCCTGGCCCAGCAGCGCCGAGAGCCGGGGGGTGGAcactcccaccccacccatgCTGGCCCCCAGCCCTGTGCCTCAGGACCCAGTCACTGCGTCTAAGCCGCAAGGTATTGgggggcaggcaggcagagggggCGCCCACCCCCGGGGTCGGGTGGATTGGTGCTGGCTTCCCGGAGGGGGCGTCGGGAGACAGCTGTGCCTATTTTAATATCTGAGAAGCGtcgtttctttttttccaaaaactCCGTACACTTGTTTGCGTGCATTTTCCCCAGGTGAGGGGTCAAATCAGCTTAtctgtttttttacttttatttttaattgtgatgacAAACACATAACAGAAAATCGACCGTCTTAGATGTTTCCGAGGGCCTCGCTCTGTTGCCTTAAGAATAttcatctgggggctggcccggtggcacagcggttaagtgcacatgtcccctttgggggcccagggcctgccagttcggatccctggtgcggacatggcaccgcttggcaaaccatgctgtggtaggcgtcccacgtataaagtagaggaagatgggcatggatgttagctcagggccagtcttcctcagaaaaaaaagagaaaaaggaggattggtggcagatgttagctcagggctgatcttcctcaaaaaaaaaaaaaaaaaaaacagaaaaaagaaaattcaccttGTTGGCCCTGGAGCCGCCTGAATTCCTGCCCCAAGGGTCTCCGTCTGCCTTCCCTTTGTGGTTTCCGAGGGCCGGGCTCTGTGGCAGCCCGGATCTGATAGTGATCCCCCTTTATGGTCCCACAAACCTCCGAGCCGATCGAAGCCGCTTCATTTCACGTCGCTTACGCCCACCGCGTCTGCACATCCCGGGATAACCCGGCTCTTCCTCGGCTCGGGGGGCCGCCCCACGCTGCTCCTGGTGGCGACGGGTCTGGGTCTGGGTCTGGCCGGCCGGGCGCGGGCGGTGCGTCTGCTCCTTTAGGAcctgtgtcccccacccccagcagtgaGACCTCAGGACCCTTTAAGCCCCGGTCTCTCGCTGGGGTCGTGGGGACGAGGGTGCCCGGGCTGCCCGCACGCCCCCTGTCGTCCCCTCAGAGTGCGGGGTCCGGCCGGCCCTGGAGAAGCCCAGCCGCATCGTGGGCGGGCTGGGAGCCGCCCCCGGGGAGGTGCCCTGGCAGGCCAGCCTGGAGGAGGGGTCCCGGCACTTCTGCGGAGCGGCCGTGGTGGGGGACCGCTGGCTGCTGTCGGCCGCGCACTGCTTCAACCAGTAAGCCCACCGGCCCCCCATTGTCACCAGctgacccccccgcccccagggtcACAGCCGGGTGTGTGGACGCCCCCTTGCAAAGAGGCggggggcaggaaggagaagtGGGGGCTCTGTGGGTCGGGCCAGGAGAATCCGTCGGGGTCTTTGGGGGAGCAGCCATGCGGCCCTTTCTCCCCGGGGTCCCCGGGGTGGCGTCCCCggagtggggtggagggggggcACGGCAGGGGGCTGTGAGCGGCCTCTCGTCGCAGCACCAAGGTGGAGCTGGTGCAGGCCCACCTGGGCACCGCGTCCCTCGCGGGTGTCGGCGGGAGCCCGGTGAAGATGGGGCTCAAGAGGGCGGTGCTGCACCCCCAGTACGACCCCGGCCTCCTGGACTTCGACGTGGCCGTGCTGGAGCTGGCGGGGCCCCTAGTCTTCAACAAGTACGTGCAGCCCGTCTGCCTGCCGCTGGCCGTCCAGAAGTTCCCCGTGGGCCGCAAGTGCATGATCTCCGGCTGGGGGAACACGCAGGAGGGGAACGGTGAGCCCCCGCCCGCGAGCCACCCGCCCGCCACTCCTCCAGGGGGTCGCAAACtcaggcccccccccccaccctgggCCCGGGGCAGCTGCTGTTGATAAAGTTTGATCTGcacgcccccgcccgccccccggGCTCTGTCGGAGCCAAACTGGCTATTGGACGGGGCGGCTCTGTAAGTGGCCTCGGGGCGGGCGGGGGTCTCCTCTTCCCGGCAGCGTCCAAGCCTGACATCCTGCAGCGCGCGTCGGTGGGCATCATAGACCAGAAGGCGTGCAGCGCGCTGTACAACTTCTCGCTCACCGACCGGATGCTGTGCGCCGGCTTCCTGGAGGGCCAGGTGGACTCCTGCCAGGTGAGCGCGCCCAACGGGGAGCCGGCCGACATCTAGGCGACATGCCCGCGTCCCTCCGGCCGCCGGTGTGGCTGCTGGCGCGGGCCTGGATGTCTCCAGCGCTCGACGTGTCCGCCAAGATGGAAGGGAAAGCGGTGTCAGGTGGCGGAGTTTGAAAACCGTGCCTTGGGGCggggctgcctcagtttccccacggTGGAACCCCACCCTGGAGCTTGGCGGTGGAAAACAACCACTCGTGGTGATCAGAGATGTGAATTCAGATGGGGCTTGTCTATGCCACGCAGCGTCCCAGGCCCCGGCCCGATGGGGAGGCATCTCTCCTTGCACGTCTGCTCGTGGCCGCTGGCGGGATCGGCTGTGCCCTCCACGTGGCCTCCCCTTGCGGTCTCTGCTGGGCCCTCGGGGCTCCCGAGAAAGCAAGGCGGAAGCACGtggccctttttttctttttttactgagtCGCCTGGCATTGCTGCCCCCGGACTCTGTGGGCTCAGCCATCCTAAGGGTTCAAGGCAGGGACGGACCCCACCACCCACCCAGCGGGAGGGTCCCAGCGTTCAAGGAGCACATCGGGTGGGAGAGGTCGTCTCAGCCGGTCTTTGGGAAACATGGCCTGCTATTCGGCCTGAGCTTTAGCATGACgttctaaatttttaaagaaatgtgttaCTGGTGGAAAAAAAAGACGGGTGGCCGGCGAGCCGTGGTTCATTCCAGGTGGTGGGAAAATCCTCGAGGGTTATTTtcctctttggggttttctgtatttttttttttttttttcctaatctctGAAACGGGAGCAAGAACaagtgaggctcagggaggagaagtgacctgctcaaggtcacgcAAGGTCACACGGCCAGGCCTGGGTCTGCAGCCAGGTGTCCTGAGTCCCGGTGCCCACGGTGGGAACGCGGGAGGGCACCGGGGTGGTCCCAGCCAGCCCTCTTTCCTGGTTTTCTAGGGCGACTCGGGGGGCCCCCTGGCCTGCGAGGAGACCCCCGGTGTGTTTTACCTGGCGGGCATCGTGAGCTGGGGCATCGGCTGTGCTCAGGCCAAAAAGCCCGGCGTGTACTCGCGCGTCACCAGGCTGAAGGGCTGGATCCTGGACACCATGTCCTCGCAGCCCCTCCCCGCGCCACCCCCAGCCACCATGAGGACGCCCGCCACCACCAGTCAGGCCCCCAGGACGACGGCTGGCCTCACAGCCCCGGGGGTCACGGCCAGCAGACCCACCCCCCCGGCCACCAGCGGGGCGACCAGCCAACCTGCCAACAGGACCACCACCGCCATGGGGACCACCACCAGGGGACAGACGCCGCTTCCACACGCCCCGGAGACCACCCTGGGGCCCCAGCCACCAGGTACTGGGAGGGGTGGAGTGACACTGGGGGTGGCAGGGGTCCTGTGTCAGTCTGCGAGGTGGCCATCACCATGTCCCACGGTCTGGGCGGCTCGGACAATTAATTGTCCCCACGCTGGAGGCTGGCGTTGGCAGGGCTGGTCCCccgaggcctctctccgtggTGTGTGGAGGCCGCTGTCCCCCTGTGCCCTCACGTGGTCGTCCCCCGGTGCGTGTCCGTGTCCTCACCTCCCCTGAAAGGACCCCAGTCGTGGGATTGGGgtccaccctcatggcctcatttACCTCAGTCACCTCTTTCAAGACCCTTCTCCAAACACAGCCACATTGCGGGGTCCTGGGGGTCCTGGCTTCAACTTCTGAATGTGGGGGCGACGCAAGTCAGCCCGTCCCAGGCCCTGACAGCCGGGGACACGGGCACGGGCCACAGACGTACGCTGTCTGGTGGCACGTGCCTTATCCTGCTAGCCCTGtctgctcccattttacagaggacaCTCTTGAGGGTCCCCTGGGTGCAGGGGGAAGGCCCTGGCGGGCGGGTGTCCGTGCTGGGGTCACCCGTCCACTCAGCCAGAGTTCGTAAgtccctcctctgtgccaggtgccATCGTGCCAAGCTCGGGGGCAGAAGGGAACtcgagagacacacacacacgctgtgACGACAGGTAGCTAGAAGGGACGGGAAGTCAGAGCAGGACAGAGCTGGGGCTCGGGCAGCAGACCCCCCAGGCTCCCCGCCAGGCCTGCAGGGGTGTCCAGGCGCCCCGGTCCGGTGCAGGACAGCGCGGCCGTCACGGCCGATGGCGACATGGACGGCGAGGGTGCCCCTGGGATGCTTCCGCTCGTGTCTAAAACTCtgagttcatttttattaaatactaGTCAGAGCTCTACAGAACAGCCGGATTTGTAGGTCGAAAATAACGGCCATGGAATCTAGGCCCTTTCCTGTGGCTCAGCCGGGCAGTCAGTCAGCAGCCCCCCGAGGCGTCCGGGACAACTAGAGAGAAGATGCTCTGGCTCCGGGGGGACACGGGGGTGCCATGTGGCCCCATCTTAGTGAGCCcacccactccccatcccccaccgcCCTGGGCTTGGCCTCCAGGGACCAAAtaccacccccgccccccgagCAGAACCCACTGGAGAGGAaggtggggctctggggagggtgATGATGGGGGAGCAGCAGGAggcaccacccccacccccacctcgcTCTGGGCCACAAGCCACGCCCCCACTTCTCTGGCCCCCAGATTCTGGGGGCCACGTCCGGTCTGGCCACCTGCAGCTGGGGAGGCAGGGACAAGCAAGCTCTGGGGGGAACCCCAAGGGGCAGGTGCTCGGCACACGGGGCTGCTGGTCTGGGTGGGTGGCCCGCACTTTCCTTCTCACTGCGGAGTTTCCCAGAATCCCCGCTGTTCCACGTCCCTGTCTGTCGGCATCCTCCCGGGGACACCCCTAGAGGCTCTGAGCCGGGAGACCTCTCTGTGCCCCGCCTCCTTCATCGCCCGACCCCCCCAGGTCCCCACCGTCCTTCAGTCCACGGCTGGGTTTAACCCCACTACGGAGAAGCCGGGTGGACCGCTCACAAGCCCACAGCCCCATCACAACCTCCACGTGTCCTGAAGGGGTTTGTTCCTTTCCCTGCACATTTGGACGCGGTCCTGGCCCAATGGGCCTGACTCCCCCAGACGCGGACCCACACCCACAAGGTCAGGTTCGCGGGTTCTTTGCAGGGGGGCGGCCTGCCCACTGCAGGAACCAAAGGAGGGGACAGGTGTTAGGGGATCTGGGGGCAGAGTGCGGTGCAGGGGACGTTGAATGAAACAGTCTTCACTGGCTCAGAGCAACGCAGACCACGTGCCCCGGTTCTGGGCGGCCAGGGGGACCCTGGAGCTAAGACAGAGGTGCAGCAACGAGCCTGGAACCCCCTGTGGGAAGCTCTGCAGCTGGACTGGAAATCCAGGCTGAGGCGCTGGGACTCGGGTCCTGCAAGCCCTGGGGCGCCACGCCCGCCCGGCTGTGCCCCTGCAGCGGTCTCTGCCCGTCTgcgccgggggtgggggggcgtccAGTAGGGACGCTGGGAGCAGCGGGCGTTTCGGTCCTTTGTGGCTGGCTGATGGGGCCTGGCCTCCCAGCCTGAGGACCACTGCTTTTCCAAGAGCCACAGGCTGCGCGTCCTGCCCCTGGGGGCTGGCCGGGTAGGAAGCCCCAGGAAACGGCGGCCTTGTTCCGTGTGGCCGAGGGGCTGGCTGCAGGTCCCGGATGCTCCAGGCCTCCTGGTCCTCGGCCAGGTCCCTGTGGTGTCAGGAGGGTCGAGGGTAGGGAGCCGGGCAGGTGGTCAATTGGCCCCCCTCCCCTTGTTCCAGGCGAGGACATAGCCCTTCTGTTCCCTTCTAGGGCCCGTCCCAAACCTGGGGGGCAGGGAAGGCAGCTGGGTGGCAGGAGAGCAGGCTGGGCAAGGGGGACGGCTccccaggaggaaaaggaggaaaaggccTGTGGGAAGTGTCCCCAGGGGTGGTAAGGGTGGTCTCTGCCGCACCTCTTGAAACCACCGGTTTGTCTTTCCTACAACTGTGTTCTGAAGGTGCACCTTGTGCTGGGGGTGGGTGTCACAGCCTGGAGGAAGTATCGGGGAAGGAGACTGGGTCACACAGGACCCGGGTACAGAGCAGCAGGAGGGCATCCGGGCAGGGGCCCAgggtgtgcaaaggccctggggcagcaggAGACTCGGCCCCGGTGGCACCAAGAGATGCCTGgaggcggcggtggtggtgggaggggacgCTAGCCTGACCCCAATCTGAGGATATCGGAAACAAACTTAAATGCACTTCAAATGTTACTTGAGGAAAGTGCAGAGGCTCGTTTGTAGGACCAAGCGCCAGGTCCAGTGTTCCTCCGTGCCGAGTTTTCGAGAGGCGGACCCCGCCCTCTCCCGGCTGCCCCTCCCCAGCGAGCCCACTCAAGAACTGCGCGACGGGGGCGCCCGGCGGGCTGCGCGGAGGAGGCGCCGTCGTGCACCCAGCCGACCTGCCGCTCCGATCCCCGCAGACTGCGGCCTGGCGCCGGCGGCGGCGCTGACCAGGATCGTGGGCGGCAGCGCGGCGGGCCGCGGGGAGTGGCCGTGGCAGGTGAGCCTGTGGCTGCGGCGCCGGGAGCACCGCTGCGGGGCCGTGCTGGTGGCCGAGAGGTGGCTGCTGTCGGCGGCGCACTGCTTCGACGTGTGAGTCCGCCCGCCTCCGGCCCCCACTGCCCCaggcctctcctcctccaggcagccctccccacccccacccccccacccccgggcccGACCACCGCGCTGGGGGCCAGTCCAGCGCTGCCGCCCTCACCAAACCCGGGGGGGTCTGCAGCCTCTCCTCGTCCCAGGCCAGGCGTGCGGGCGACATCCGGGTCTCTGGGGAACTGCAGGACACTTCCACACCCCGTCCCCCTCGGATTAGCGCCAGCCCCCAAAGGCCACCCAGTGGGGAGTCCCCTTCCTGGCAGGGTGCTCAGTCGGTGAGCCAGGCGAGGGGCGCCGTCCTTCACGGAGACACCCAGCTCAGGGTGCACACTGTGCGCCTTGCGCGCCAGGGTCAGAAACAGTGGGCAGGGGCACGGGGTCCCCTCGCCCTCACCCCTCCCCTAGGAGAAAGGGACGACTCTTAGCCCCATTTGTGGATGAGCAACCCGAGGCCAGAGGTCAGGCGCCCTGCCCACGGTCCCCAGCCGGCCGCTGGGGACACAAGCGAGGCCGCGGACACAGCCCCTGCGGGCAGGGTCCAGGGGAGGTGCAggcgggcgggggccggggaTCCGGGCCGACGCCTGTCCCCGCACGCCCCGCAGCTACGGGGACCCCAAGCAGTGGGCGGCCTTCCTGGGCACTCCGTTCCTGAGCGGCGCGGACGGGCAGCTGGAGCGCGTGGCGCGCATCCACAGGCACCCTTTCTACAACCTCTACACGCTCGACTACGACGTGG
The Equus caballus isolate H_3958 breed thoroughbred chromosome 7, TB-T2T, whole genome shotgun sequence genome window above contains:
- the TMPRSS9 gene encoding transmembrane protease serine 9, which gives rise to MEPTVGDLQLTPGATKEVPAPDAACCRAALSAVVATSIIVITLGALVASFSTQGVAVEHAARLGGLRYAASLQREGSAYHRALTAALQTLFVSSFQETELEASCVGCTVLSYRNGNSSVLVHFRLHFVLQALETLSPGLEEELLQRGLRARLQGRGLPLAAYGTIVSAQLIGSQRGPPTDRDMKSGRCPADAFACGNSRCVTKVNPECDDSVDCPDGSDEARCDCGLQPGWRTAGRIVGGVAASPREFPWQVSLRENGEHFCGAAVVGARWLVSAAHCFNEFQDPTEWVAYAGTTSLSGSEASTVRARVARIVTHPAYDSDTADFDVAVLELGSPLPFSRHVQPVCLPAATHIFPPRRKCLISGWGYLKEDFLVKPERLQKATVELLDQALCAGLYGPSLTDRMLCAGYLDGKVDSCQGDSGGPLVCEEPSGRFFLAGIVSWGIGCAEARRPGVYARVTSLSNWILEAIATPSKPPAPTVAPAPATSSTAWPSSAESRGVDTPTPPMLAPSPVPQDPVTASKPQECGVRPALEKPSRIVGGLGAAPGEVPWQASLEEGSRHFCGAAVVGDRWLLSAAHCFNHTKVELVQAHLGTASLAGVGGSPVKMGLKRAVLHPQYDPGLLDFDVAVLELAGPLVFNKYVQPVCLPLAVQKFPVGRKCMISGWGNTQEGNASKPDILQRASVGIIDQKACSALYNFSLTDRMLCAGFLEGQVDSCQGDSGGPLACEETPGVFYLAGIVSWGIGCAQAKKPGVYSRVTRLKGWILDTMSSQPLPAPPPATMRTPATTSQAPRTTAGLTAPGVTASRPTPPATSGATSQPANRTTTAMGTTTRGQTPLPHAPETTLGPQPPDCGLAPAAALTRIVGGSAAGRGEWPWQVSLWLRRREHRCGAVLVAERWLLSAAHCFDVYGDPKQWAAFLGTPFLSGADGQLERVARIHRHPFYNLYTLDYDVALLELAGPVRRSRLVRPICLPEPAPRPPDGARCVITGWGSVREGGSMARQLQKAAVRLLSEQTCRRFYPVQISSRMLCAGFPQGGVDSCSGDAGGPLACREPSGRWVLTGVTSWGYGCGRPHFPGVYTRVAAVRGWIGQNIQE